One window of Alteromonas sp. LMIT006 genomic DNA carries:
- a CDS encoding efflux RND transporter periplasmic adaptor subunit, producing the protein MKHYSHTLALSLFSISIFIFTACSPEKAQQQQSEVVRHVKFAEVSPIPNFDEFTFPAVVSAVKTVDLSFEVSGRLIQTDLVTGSDITKGKLLATIERKPFERRVEESKTRLEQAKRELDRIEKMFAQNLVSQSALDSAKTSYELSVIDLKNAEQDLSYTRLYAPFDAKVSQRLVENNSFVKSGTAIARLQDVSKIYFNINVPERLLTANIGRGIKQASATLATNRSQWYPVTYVEHSTQPDPVSQTYEVVFAMEPRKELPLTPGARAVVKVSLQGSLYSDGLVVPVKALVGDENDGFAVWVLDDSLQTVKQHSVDVKHIEGDIAVVEGPISLGQKVVAAGAAQMRENMKVLPYKGEK; encoded by the coding sequence TTGAAACACTACTCACATACTCTAGCGCTAAGTCTCTTTTCTATTTCTATTTTTATTTTCACCGCTTGCTCACCTGAAAAAGCTCAGCAGCAACAATCGGAGGTAGTGCGGCATGTGAAGTTTGCTGAAGTCTCACCTATTCCCAATTTTGACGAATTTACGTTTCCTGCCGTCGTATCTGCTGTGAAAACTGTTGATTTGAGTTTTGAAGTCTCTGGCCGATTAATACAAACCGATTTAGTTACCGGCAGTGATATCACTAAAGGCAAGCTGCTTGCCACAATAGAAAGAAAGCCCTTTGAGCGCAGAGTTGAAGAGTCTAAAACCAGATTAGAACAAGCAAAACGAGAACTCGATAGAATTGAAAAAATGTTCGCACAAAATTTGGTATCTCAAAGCGCACTGGATTCGGCAAAAACATCCTATGAATTATCTGTTATTGACCTTAAAAACGCAGAACAAGACTTAAGTTATACTCGGCTTTACGCGCCATTTGATGCGAAAGTATCCCAACGTCTTGTAGAAAATAACAGTTTTGTAAAATCAGGGACTGCTATCGCCCGTTTGCAAGATGTGTCGAAAATCTACTTTAATATCAATGTGCCAGAGCGCTTACTTACCGCCAACATAGGGCGTGGCATTAAGCAAGCGAGTGCCACATTGGCGACAAACCGCAGTCAGTGGTACCCAGTAACTTATGTTGAGCATTCCACACAACCGGACCCCGTATCTCAAACCTACGAAGTAGTATTCGCCATGGAGCCTCGAAAAGAATTACCACTCACTCCTGGTGCTCGAGCAGTGGTTAAAGTAAGCCTTCAAGGTAGTTTATATTCCGACGGCTTAGTCGTGCCAGTGAAAGCACTAGTCGGTGATGAGAACGATGGCTTTGCCGTTTGGGTACTTGATGACAGTCTACAAACAGTGAAACAACACAGCGTTGATGTCAAACATATCGAGGGGGATATTGCTGTAGTAGAAGGGCCAATTTCACTTGGTCAAAAGGTGGTTGCCGCTGGAGCAGCACAAATGCGAGAAAACATGAAAGTGCTTCCGTATAAGGGAGAAAAATAA
- a CDS encoding efflux RND transporter permease subunit: MDIARFSIDKPVNVWLMVIILLLGGVLAMTKIGRLEDPAFTIKQVKIYTAYPGASAEKVEREITERLEIAIQQMPQLKEVTSISSPGRSEITVEVKSTYDSDVLPQIWDELRKRLHDTASSLPTGAQDPVVFDDFGDVYGLYYALSAPDFDTHELREFARIIRRDLLTTEGVAKVNVTGIQKEQIVAYINPYQLAGLGISFPDLTSLFQDNLRPFNGGRVKVDEKNVRLIVKRAPDRLDEISNLSLVIPGTNRSLRVADVATLKLEPADIQPVLVRYNGAEALTLSVSALTDVNIVDVGERVNAKVEALLKQLPVGITLTPIYDQASVVDDSVDGFINNLVMSVAVVTLTLCLFMGWRSGVVVGTVLLVTVLGTILIMWLMDIQLQRISLGAMVIAMGMLVDNAIVVAEGMMLRMATGASAKDAASFIVKRTQWPLLGATIIGIAAFSGIGLSNDATGEFLYSLFAVVLVSLMISWILAVTLVPVLGAHFYRKGMSQSQSDAPSAAQQWFKHTLIGALKLRWVTIAALLVITIVAYGSFGMVKQGFFPPSNAPVFFVHYWGPQDRDIRATEQIAKEAEKRILALDNVSAVTTFIGQGADRFTLTYAPKSANENYAFFMVRASELEHIPAIQRALTSKLSDLDLDANFYMERMQFGPGSGAKLEARFSGPDTEVLRQLAEEAKARLFEDGQVIDVRHNWREKGFAINTQFDNYNAGIAGVSHSDFSQTVQYASSGVKLGTVQDGDYAYNIMAKMGNADDTALQSIRESQVWSSQQRQYIPFTQVSHGLDLMTEELRIHRKDRLRTITVEAEPGEHETAGKALARIRPLIEDIDLPAGYNLEWGGEFESASEAQQALGAGLPAGFLVMFIISVLLFGHVRQPLIIWLVVPMAVVGVVTGLLSTDMPFGFMSLLGFLSLFGMLIKNAIVLIEEIDLQIEEGLAIKSAIVEATLSRVRPVALAAVTTILGMAPLLFDAFFADMAVTIMGGLTFATILTLIAVPVLYSLLFKVSYRKA, translated from the coding sequence ATGGATATCGCCCGCTTTTCAATCGACAAACCCGTAAATGTTTGGCTGATGGTCATCATACTGCTACTAGGTGGTGTGCTGGCTATGACCAAAATTGGTCGACTTGAAGACCCTGCTTTTACCATCAAACAAGTTAAGATATACACTGCTTATCCTGGCGCTAGCGCGGAAAAAGTTGAACGTGAAATCACAGAACGTTTAGAAATCGCTATTCAACAAATGCCCCAATTAAAAGAAGTGACTTCAATATCTTCTCCAGGGCGTTCTGAAATTACCGTAGAGGTAAAGAGTACTTACGATAGTGATGTGTTACCTCAAATTTGGGACGAATTGAGGAAGCGCCTTCACGACACCGCCAGTTCGCTGCCCACGGGCGCTCAAGACCCCGTAGTATTTGATGACTTCGGTGATGTTTATGGGCTTTATTACGCTCTCAGCGCTCCAGATTTCGACACCCATGAGTTACGTGAGTTTGCCCGAATTATTCGTCGAGATTTACTTACCACTGAAGGTGTGGCAAAGGTCAACGTAACCGGTATTCAAAAAGAGCAAATTGTTGCTTACATCAACCCATATCAACTCGCTGGGTTGGGTATTTCTTTCCCAGATTTGACCTCATTGTTCCAAGACAATCTTCGACCATTCAATGGTGGGCGCGTAAAGGTGGATGAAAAAAACGTGCGCTTGATTGTCAAGCGTGCACCAGACAGATTAGATGAAATTTCAAATCTATCACTGGTGATCCCTGGTACAAACCGTTCTTTGCGTGTTGCTGATGTTGCGACCTTAAAACTCGAACCTGCTGATATTCAGCCTGTATTAGTGCGATATAACGGTGCAGAAGCCCTTACGCTAAGTGTGTCAGCATTAACGGATGTGAACATCGTAGATGTCGGCGAGCGAGTAAATGCAAAAGTGGAGGCCCTGCTCAAACAACTTCCAGTTGGTATTACCCTGACTCCCATTTACGATCAAGCCTCAGTAGTTGATGATTCGGTGGACGGCTTTATCAATAACCTTGTGATGTCTGTGGCCGTGGTAACATTAACCTTGTGTTTATTCATGGGATGGCGCTCTGGGGTTGTGGTAGGCACTGTATTACTTGTTACCGTACTCGGTACCATCCTCATCATGTGGTTGATGGATATTCAGCTTCAGCGTATTTCATTAGGGGCAATGGTCATCGCCATGGGTATGCTGGTCGATAATGCAATAGTGGTAGCAGAAGGCATGATGCTGCGAATGGCAACAGGTGCCTCAGCAAAAGATGCAGCCAGCTTCATTGTTAAGCGCACACAATGGCCGTTATTAGGCGCAACCATAATAGGTATTGCCGCCTTCTCTGGCATTGGTTTATCTAACGATGCAACCGGCGAGTTCCTTTATTCATTGTTTGCCGTAGTGTTGGTTTCATTGATGATCAGCTGGATACTTGCCGTAACGTTGGTCCCCGTATTAGGCGCACATTTTTATCGCAAGGGCATGTCGCAATCACAAAGTGATGCGCCCTCCGCTGCACAACAGTGGTTTAAACACACACTTATCGGCGCACTGAAACTGCGTTGGGTAACCATTGCAGCACTCCTCGTTATTACCATTGTTGCCTATGGCAGTTTTGGTATGGTCAAACAAGGGTTCTTTCCACCATCAAATGCACCGGTATTTTTTGTGCACTATTGGGGGCCCCAAGACCGCGACATTCGCGCGACAGAGCAAATTGCCAAAGAAGCAGAGAAACGTATTTTAGCGCTGGATAATGTCAGTGCCGTAACCACATTTATTGGGCAAGGTGCTGATAGATTTACGCTGACATACGCGCCAAAAAGCGCTAATGAAAACTATGCATTCTTTATGGTCCGTGCCAGCGAATTAGAGCACATTCCTGCCATTCAACGTGCATTAACCAGCAAGCTAAGTGATTTGGATTTAGATGCCAATTTCTATATGGAGCGCATGCAATTTGGTCCAGGCTCAGGCGCTAAACTCGAAGCGCGTTTCTCAGGTCCAGATACTGAAGTGTTACGCCAACTAGCAGAAGAAGCCAAAGCCCGTTTATTTGAAGATGGTCAGGTGATTGATGTTCGTCATAACTGGCGAGAGAAAGGGTTTGCAATAAACACACAGTTCGACAACTACAATGCGGGAATTGCTGGGGTTTCGCATTCAGATTTTAGTCAAACCGTACAGTACGCAAGCAGTGGTGTGAAACTGGGCACCGTGCAAGATGGTGATTATGCCTATAATATCATGGCAAAAATGGGGAACGCCGATGACACGGCTCTTCAGTCTATTCGCGAGTCTCAAGTATGGTCTTCTCAGCAACGTCAGTATATTCCTTTTACCCAGGTATCACATGGCTTAGACCTTATGACTGAAGAGCTGCGCATTCATCGCAAAGATCGCCTGCGCACCATAACCGTTGAAGCAGAGCCTGGCGAACATGAAACCGCAGGCAAAGCGCTGGCGCGTATTCGCCCGTTAATTGAAGATATTGATTTGCCTGCGGGCTACAACCTTGAATGGGGTGGTGAGTTTGAAAGCGCTAGCGAAGCTCAACAGGCCTTAGGTGCAGGTTTACCCGCTGGTTTCTTAGTGATGTTCATTATCTCGGTGTTATTGTTTGGCCACGTACGCCAACCGCTTATTATATGGCTGGTTGTCCCCATGGCGGTAGTAGGTGTAGTCACGGGCTTGTTGTCTACTGATATGCCATTCGGCTTTATGTCGCTACTGGGCTTTTTGAGTTTATTCGGGATGCTGATTAAAAATGCCATAGTACTTATTGAAGAAATTGATCTTCAAATTGAAGAAGGATTGGCAATAAAAAGCGCCATCGTTGAAGCCACACTAAGCCGCGTCAGACCCGTAGCACTTGCGGCCGTGACAACTATATTGGGGATGGCTCCATTGTTGTTTGATGCTTTTTTTGCCGATATGGCTGTGACCATAATGGGCGGACTCACATTCGCGACAATTCTAACGCTTATTGCCGTTCCCGTTTTATATAGCCTGCTATTTAAAGTAAGTTATAGAAAAGCCTAG